A window of Raphanus sativus cultivar WK10039 unplaced genomic scaffold, ASM80110v3 Scaffold1807, whole genome shotgun sequence contains these coding sequences:
- the LOC108833280 gene encoding protein XRI1, producing the protein MFHAVETGHSLYPKRKADQQLPHLVSSELELAGTTVVVSDVFVTSVSDAKTVTMPAILETDDVEAAVAKVIAAAGAEADGGVKRRVTDPFGFNWIFVSPAKDHNKKFVFSGISGMDLEVQSGTGSAVKRRRMLPFDDDPMETSFFSSAQAREEAYDELLPEGSHLIEGFSEDASASSLKAAYDDFVNDPPTLPDDLDCLDLYLYATKLYADCIKDPETHPLPDDSSFGSPEVQMDVSEYLNLSPETETMEVMRPLTRSSGNVIFKGRKSFAWLVPKLTSSFIYPFGLVKPCGVDGDMTLKDINQKIRIPAAKPKEDKAEPPVIQTSAFSGKPVVGKIKFHTGGKGSITIMRTRG; encoded by the exons ATGTTTCATGCTGTGGAGACTGGACACTCTCTCTACCCTAAGCGTAAGGCTGATCAACAGCTCCCTCACCTCGTCTCTTCCGAGCTCGAGCTCGCCGGAACAACCGTCGTTGTTTCTGACGTCTTTGTTACCTCTGTTTCTGA TGCGAAGACGGTTACTATGCCTGCGATTCTCGAAACTGATGACGTGGAAGCTGCGGTTGCGAAAGTCATTGCCGCCGCCGGAGCTGAAGCTGACGGTGGAGTGAAGAGGAGAGTGACGGATCCGTTCGGTTTCAATTGGATATTTGTTTCTCCGGCGAAGGACCATAACAAAAAG TTTGTCTTTTCTGGAATCTCCGGTATGGACTTGGAAGTGCAAAGTGGCACAGGCTCTGCTGTTAAGAGGCGTCGGATGTTACCTTTCGATGACGACCCTATGGAAACATCGTTTTTCAGCTCTGCGCAGGCTAGAGAGGAAGCATATGATGAGCTTTTACCAGAGGGATCTCACCTCATTGAAGGGTTTTCAG AAGACGCATCTGCCTCAAGCTTAAAGGCAGCATACGATGATTTCGTAAATGATCCTCCAACCCTACCCGATGACTTGGACTGTCTTGATCTTTATCTGTATGCAACAAAGTTGTACGCTGATTGCATAAAAGATCCTGAGACTCACCCCCTACCTGATGACTC AAGTTTTGGTTCCCCTGAGGTCCAAATGGATGTTTCAG AGTACTTAAACCTGTCACCAGAAACAGAAACCATGGAAGTTATGAGGCCATTGACTAGATCTTCTGGAAATGTTATCTTTAAAG GTAGGAAATCATTTGCATGGCTGGTTCCAAAGCTCACATCTTCGTTCATCTATCCATTTGGTTTAGTCAAACCATGTGGGGTTGATGGAGACATGACTCTCAAGGACATAAACCAGAAAATCAGAATTCCAGCAGCTAAGCCAAAGGAAGACAAAGCAGAGCCTCCGGTGATCCAAACTTCCGCCTTTTCAGGGAAACCAGTAGTTGGGAAGATAAAATTCCACACAGGAGGCAAAGGAAGCATCACGATCATGAGGACGAGAGGCTAA